A region of Malaciobacter marinus DNA encodes the following proteins:
- the thrS gene encoding threonine--tRNA ligase, whose amino-acid sequence MEPIGVLSEGKIYDLQTAEALNITGEEIRNDNSVESLEILRHSCAHLMAQAIKELYPEAKFFVGPVVKEGFYYDFKVDSKITDEDLPKIEKKMKELANAKLPIQRYETTKDEILKKFANDELKQAVLKNITDDTLTVYKQGDFEDLCRGPHVPNTRMIRSFKLTRVAGAYLGGDEENEMITRIYGIAFFDKKELNDHVRMLEEAKKRDHRKLGTELELFTFNDEVGAGLPMWLPNGARLRSKLEKILYKAHRVRGYEPVRGPEILKAQQWVTSGHYENYKENMYLTQIDGQEYGIKPMNCVGHIQIFKNDLVSYKDLPKKLFEYGVVHRHEMSGAMHGLFRVREFTQDDAHIFCTQAQVKDVIIEVLEFVDKLLSLFDFKYEMEVSTKPKKAIGDDEFWEKTTKGIMDALDENKLPYGIDEGGGAFYGPKIDIKILDAIGRKWQCGTVQVDMNLPSRFNVEYINDKGEKEQPVMIHRAILGSFERFIGILTEHCAGEFPFVIAPTEVILVPIADTHVEYAKSLQKELIHNDIDSKIFDMNESLNKRIRMAEKQRVPMIVVIGDEEVANNSIALRDRRKREQSNMSKEEFISMLEKIKKGCEV is encoded by the coding sequence TTGGAACCAATTGGTGTATTAAGTGAAGGTAAAATTTATGACCTTCAAACTGCGGAAGCTTTAAATATAACTGGAGAAGAGATAAGAAATGATAACTCTGTTGAATCTTTAGAAATATTAAGACACTCTTGTGCACACCTTATGGCACAAGCGATTAAAGAGTTATATCCAGAAGCTAAATTCTTTGTTGGTCCTGTTGTAAAAGAGGGATTTTATTATGATTTTAAAGTAGATTCTAAAATAACGGACGAAGATCTACCAAAAATCGAAAAGAAAATGAAAGAGCTTGCAAATGCAAAGCTACCAATTCAAAGATATGAAACAACCAAAGATGAAATTCTAAAAAAGTTTGCAAACGATGAACTTAAACAAGCAGTATTAAAAAATATTACTGATGATACCTTAACAGTATATAAACAAGGTGATTTTGAAGACTTATGTCGAGGTCCTCATGTTCCTAACACTAGAATGATTAGAAGTTTTAAACTAACAAGAGTAGCAGGTGCTTATCTTGGAGGTGATGAAGAAAACGAAATGATCACTAGAATTTATGGAATCGCATTTTTTGATAAAAAAGAGTTAAATGATCACGTAAGAATGCTTGAAGAAGCAAAAAAAAGAGATCATAGAAAACTAGGAACTGAGCTTGAACTATTTACATTCAATGATGAAGTTGGAGCTGGTCTTCCTATGTGGTTACCAAATGGAGCAAGACTTAGAAGTAAATTAGAAAAAATTCTTTATAAAGCTCATAGAGTAAGAGGTTATGAACCTGTAAGAGGTCCAGAGATTTTAAAAGCTCAACAATGGGTAACATCTGGTCACTATGAAAACTATAAAGAGAATATGTATTTAACACAAATTGATGGACAAGAGTATGGTATTAAGCCTATGAACTGTGTTGGTCATATTCAAATTTTCAAAAATGATTTAGTTTCATACAAAGATTTACCTAAAAAACTTTTTGAATATGGTGTTGTTCATAGACATGAAATGAGTGGAGCAATGCATGGGCTTTTTAGAGTAAGAGAATTCACACAAGATGATGCACATATTTTCTGTACTCAAGCACAAGTAAAAGATGTTATTATTGAAGTTTTAGAATTTGTTGATAAACTATTAAGTCTATTTGATTTTAAATATGAAATGGAAGTATCAACAAAACCTAAAAAAGCAATAGGTGATGATGAGTTTTGGGAAAAAACAACAAAAGGTATTATGGATGCCTTAGATGAGAACAAACTACCATATGGAATTGATGAAGGTGGAGGAGCATTTTATGGTCCAAAAATCGATATTAAAATTCTAGATGCTATTGGTAGAAAATGGCAATGTGGTACAGTTCAAGTTGATATGAACTTACCAAGTAGATTTAATGTAGAATATATAAACGATAAAGGGGAAAAAGAACAACCTGTGATGATTCATAGAGCAATTTTAGGTTCTTTTGAAAGATTTATTGGTATTCTTACAGAACATTGTGCTGGTGAGTTTCCATTTGTTATTGCTCCAACAGAAGTAATCCTTGTTCCAATTGCAGATACTCATGTTGAATATGCAAAATCTTTGCAAAAAGAGCTTATTCATAATGATATAGATTCTAAGATTTTTGATATGAACGAAAGTTTAAACAAAAGAATTAGAATGGCAGAAAAACAAAGAGTACCAATGATTGTTGTTATTGGAGATGAAGAAGTGGCAAATAACTCTATTGCGTTAAGAGACAGACGAAAGAGAGAGCAATCTAATATGTCTAAAGAGGAGTTTATTTCAATGTTAGAAAAAATTAAAAAAGGATGTGAAGTTTGA